From Yersinia hibernica, a single genomic window includes:
- a CDS encoding (2,3-dihydroxybenzoyl)adenylate synthase: MSIEFTRWPEAFARRYREKGYWSSQPMTEILSRQCQIRPAATAIICGERHISYAQFEQAAQRLAVRLTQLGLRCGDTALVQLPNSAEFYLVYFALLKIGVAPVNALFSHNRLELNAYIEQIQPRLLIAHASHNLFAAGDYCAQLQQKMPMLEFVIMAGKTDYAQPLEDLLYSEEGLDKQTDEFHPSAADEVAFFQLSGGSTGTPKLIPRTHNDYYYSVRASAEICQLDEHTRYLCALPAAHNYPLSSPGALGVFYAGGCVVLAPDPSAMSCFPLIKRHQITFTSLVPPAVALWLQAAEHFAADLASLQVLQVGGAKLSESLARRIPQVLGCQLQQVLGMAEGLVNYTRFGDSDHLVFTTQGRPISEDDEIKVVDSDGLPVAIGEVGALVTRGPYTFRGYYRSPAHNANAFDNEGFYHSGDLVQMTTEGYLRVVGREKDQINRGGEKIAAEEIENLLVAHDDIIHAALVSMPDEMMGEKSCAFIVGTNANLRPVALRKYLREMGVADFKLPDRFEMVTRLPVTPVGKIDKKRLRQDIQDRLSTLSK; the protein is encoded by the coding sequence ATGAGTATTGAATTTACCCGCTGGCCGGAGGCGTTTGCTCGCCGCTATCGTGAGAAAGGGTATTGGAGTTCTCAGCCGATGACTGAGATTTTGTCTCGCCAATGCCAGATACGGCCCGCGGCGACGGCCATCATCTGCGGTGAACGCCATATTAGTTATGCGCAGTTTGAGCAAGCGGCACAGCGGTTGGCTGTGCGCTTAACGCAGTTGGGCTTGCGCTGCGGTGATACGGCGTTGGTTCAACTGCCCAATAGTGCTGAATTCTATCTGGTTTATTTCGCACTGTTAAAAATCGGTGTGGCGCCAGTCAATGCACTGTTTAGCCATAATCGTTTGGAATTAAATGCTTATATTGAACAAATCCAGCCGCGTTTACTGATTGCACATGCCAGTCATAACCTGTTTGCCGCCGGGGACTATTGCGCTCAGCTACAGCAAAAAATGCCGATGCTGGAGTTCGTTATCATGGCGGGAAAGACGGACTATGCCCAGCCGCTGGAAGATTTGCTGTATAGCGAAGAGGGATTAGATAAGCAAACTGACGAATTTCACCCGTCAGCGGCGGATGAAGTGGCCTTTTTCCAGCTTTCTGGTGGCAGCACCGGTACACCAAAATTGATCCCGCGAACACACAATGACTATTACTACAGTGTGCGTGCCAGCGCGGAAATCTGTCAGCTTGATGAGCACACCCGCTACCTTTGCGCCTTGCCGGCGGCTCATAATTATCCGCTCAGCTCACCGGGGGCACTCGGGGTCTTTTACGCCGGCGGCTGTGTGGTACTGGCGCCAGACCCCAGTGCCATGAGCTGTTTTCCGCTGATTAAGCGCCATCAAATCACATTTACCTCTTTGGTTCCGCCGGCTGTCGCCCTGTGGTTACAAGCCGCGGAGCATTTTGCCGCTGATTTGGCCAGTTTGCAGGTCTTGCAAGTGGGGGGAGCAAAACTCAGTGAGTCACTGGCGCGGCGTATTCCACAGGTATTGGGCTGCCAGTTACAACAGGTACTGGGCATGGCGGAGGGATTGGTGAATTACACTCGCTTTGGTGACAGTGACCATTTGGTGTTTACCACCCAAGGGCGACCTATCAGTGAGGATGATGAAATCAAAGTGGTTGATAGTGATGGGTTACCTGTGGCTATTGGCGAGGTTGGTGCACTGGTGACTCGCGGCCCCTATACCTTCCGTGGCTATTATCGCAGCCCAGCGCATAATGCCAATGCCTTTGATAATGAAGGTTTTTATCATTCAGGTGATTTGGTGCAGATGACGACAGAGGGCTATTTGCGGGTGGTTGGGCGGGAAAAGGATCAGATTAACCGCGGCGGTGAAAAGATTGCTGCAGAAGAGATTGAAAACCTGCTGGTGGCTCATGACGACATCATTCATGCGGCATTGGTTTCTATGCCAGACGAAATGATGGGGGAGAAAAGCTGCGCTTTTATTGTTGGTACGAATGCCAATCTAAGGCCAGTAGCCCTACGTAAATATCTGCGTGAGATGGGGGTGGCTGATTTTAAGTTACCTGACCGCTTTGAAATGGTTACCCGCCTGCCGGTTACCCCGGTCGGCAAGATAGATAAAAAGCGGTTGCGCCAGGATATTCAAGACCGCCTCAGTACACTCAGTAAATAA
- a CDS encoding isochorismate synthase yields MPINSPFSAVPSTFLFTSRHQSIKTQGIFERITQAAQDRAGHDNSLQSALQAALSRARDAGQQQPIIVGAIPFDTRQPSCLFIPESYQVCDRQTLVNAARVKSGRAVTSRAIRSLPDENEFKHIVAEAVAACQRGVIHKVVLSRILEIDTDTPVDSDQVMNQLLIQNHTAHHFRVPLADGGVLLGASPELLVRKHLAGVYTNPLAGSAKRQIDPQHDVDISLALLDSEKDQYEHRLVIDEIRRLLTPYCTHLHIPAQPSLINTAALWHLSSAISGELENPQTRVLELANLLHPTPALCGLPTQKARRLIQQLEPFERGLFSGIVGWCDEQGNGEWAVIIRCATVHPTQVRLFAGAGIVDASQPAAEWAETEAKLGTMLNAIAITPQERCYEY; encoded by the coding sequence ATGCCCATTAATTCGCCGTTTTCAGCCGTACCCTCAACATTTTTATTTACTTCAAGACACCAGAGTATCAAAACTCAAGGTATCTTCGAGCGAATTACTCAAGCAGCACAAGACCGTGCTGGTCATGACAATTCACTACAGTCGGCACTGCAAGCGGCACTTTCGCGCGCCCGGGATGCCGGGCAACAACAGCCTATCATCGTCGGGGCAATACCTTTTGATACCCGTCAGCCATCGTGCTTATTTATACCAGAAAGTTATCAAGTTTGTGACCGCCAAACTTTGGTGAATGCCGCGAGAGTCAAAAGTGGCAGGGCCGTGACGAGCCGCGCCATACGCAGCCTGCCGGATGAAAATGAATTCAAACATATTGTCGCCGAGGCTGTTGCTGCATGTCAGCGCGGAGTCATCCATAAAGTTGTTCTTTCCCGCATTCTGGAAATTGATACTGATACCCCGGTTGATAGTGATCAGGTTATGAATCAGTTACTGATCCAAAACCACACTGCACATCATTTCCGAGTTCCCCTTGCTGATGGCGGTGTCTTGCTGGGGGCCAGCCCTGAATTATTGGTTCGTAAGCATCTGGCCGGAGTGTATACCAACCCGCTGGCAGGGTCTGCGAAACGCCAAATCGACCCACAGCACGACGTGGATATCAGTCTGGCATTATTGGATTCCGAGAAAGACCAATATGAGCACCGGCTGGTTATTGATGAAATTCGCCGCTTGCTTACACCTTATTGCACTCATCTGCACATTCCGGCGCAGCCTTCATTAATTAACACCGCTGCATTGTGGCACCTATCCTCCGCCATCAGTGGCGAGTTGGAGAACCCGCAAACGCGAGTCTTGGAGCTGGCGAATCTGCTACACCCCACCCCGGCATTGTGTGGATTACCGACACAAAAAGCCCGCCGGCTAATTCAGCAACTCGAGCCTTTTGAGCGGGGGTTATTCAGCGGAATTGTGGGGTGGTGTGATGAACAGGGGAATGGCGAATGGGCGGTGATTATCCGTTGCGCCACTGTACACCCAACGCAAGTGCGGTTATTTGCCGGAGCAGGCATTGTTGATGCGTCGCAACCCGCCGCGGAGTGGGCAGAAACTGAAGCCAAATTGGGCACCATGCTCAATGCTATTGCCATCACCCCCCAGGAGCGCTGCTATGAGTATTGA
- the fepB gene encoding Fe2+-enterobactin ABC transporter substrate-binding protein — protein MGLVTFGLIFCLSGCKPAEETTGEQAPSSNNENATAWTRTVETAKGPVTLTHQPTRIVSTSITITGTLLAIDAPVIASGATVPNTTVADNQGFFTQWSDIAQAKKLVPMYHTEPNAEAVAGMNPDLIIISATGGDSALKLYDQLSAIAPTLVINYDDKSWQELAVVLGQATGHEAGAQQVIEKFTNRLNEVKQNITLPPQPISAFVYQAAGSTANLWTEHSAQGKLLQELGFTLAQIPDAVKGNTSMGHRKDIIQLGGEKLAEGLNGEAILLFSGDQPAIDALKSNKFLAHIPAIEHQRVYAAGYDTFRLDYYSASNLLARIEGMFKTKP, from the coding sequence ATGGGCTTGGTAACTTTTGGCCTTATTTTCTGCTTGTCCGGCTGTAAACCCGCAGAAGAAACTACGGGTGAACAAGCGCCATCCTCCAATAATGAAAACGCAACAGCATGGACTCGCACAGTAGAAACGGCCAAAGGCCCGGTGACACTAACCCATCAACCAACGCGGATAGTGTCCACAAGTATCACCATCACCGGCACCTTGCTGGCTATTGATGCTCCGGTGATTGCCAGTGGGGCGACGGTGCCTAATACCACCGTGGCGGATAATCAAGGTTTCTTTACCCAATGGTCAGATATTGCACAGGCCAAAAAGCTGGTGCCGATGTACCACACCGAGCCCAATGCAGAAGCGGTCGCGGGCATGAATCCAGATTTAATTATTATTTCTGCCACAGGCGGTGATTCGGCATTGAAGTTGTATGACCAACTGTCAGCGATCGCCCCGACTCTGGTAATCAATTATGATGATAAAAGTTGGCAAGAGTTAGCTGTCGTGCTGGGGCAAGCAACCGGGCATGAGGCCGGCGCTCAGCAAGTCATTGAGAAATTCACCAATCGACTCAATGAGGTAAAGCAGAACATTACGCTGCCACCGCAACCTATTTCGGCGTTTGTCTATCAAGCTGCGGGCAGCACTGCCAATTTGTGGACCGAGCATTCCGCGCAAGGAAAATTGCTGCAGGAGTTGGGCTTCACACTGGCGCAAATCCCTGATGCGGTGAAGGGCAATACCAGCATGGGGCACCGCAAGGATATCATCCAACTGGGTGGTGAGAAGCTGGCTGAGGGCCTGAATGGCGAGGCTATCTTGCTCTTTTCCGGCGACCAACCAGCAATTGACGCACTGAAAAGTAATAAGTTTTTAGCTCACATCCCGGCCATTGAGCACCAGCGAGTGTATGCCGCTGGCTATGATACATTCCGGTTGGATTATTACAGTGCGAGTAATTTGTTGGCACGGATTGAGGGGATGTTTAAGACAAAACCTTAA
- the entS gene encoding enterobactin transporter EntS, with protein sequence MAKLPILLDFSLLKDNANFRAVFFARFISILGLGMLTVAVPVQIQMMTGSTLLVGLAVTLDGVGMFIGLLLGGVLADRLDRRKLILFARFTCGLGFIGLSINAFSAVPSLWVLYILAAWDGFFGALGMTALMAATPSLVGRENLAAAGGLSMLTVRLGSVISPAIGGLVIVYGGVGWNYGIAAVGTMLTLLPLLSLPSMKPTTSQHEHPLRALATGVLFVLQHKIVGSVVLLGTLVSMIGAIRILFPALAQSTYHVGVSQIGLMYSVVPLGAAIGAFTSGWVNQVRRPGMVLMYSSIAAFLAIGTLGLTHNFYLALPGLLLYGYLGSISGLLQYTLVQTHTPDALLGRVNSLWNVQFVTGESFGALGLGVLARVMTPALSALTFGMAAAAIGGVIATCGVTLRRATMGDEVADEGNEMDKTDEIVD encoded by the coding sequence ATGGCAAAATTGCCAATTCTTTTAGATTTCAGCCTATTAAAAGATAATGCTAACTTTCGTGCAGTATTTTTTGCCCGTTTTATTTCGATATTAGGGCTGGGAATGCTCACTGTTGCAGTGCCGGTACAGATACAAATGATGACCGGATCCACCTTGCTGGTGGGGCTGGCTGTCACTTTGGATGGCGTAGGGATGTTTATTGGCCTACTGCTGGGCGGCGTATTAGCGGACAGACTTGATCGCCGAAAACTGATTTTATTTGCCCGTTTTACCTGCGGCTTAGGTTTTATTGGCTTAAGTATCAATGCTTTCTCTGCGGTCCCTTCACTGTGGGTATTGTATATATTAGCCGCTTGGGATGGTTTTTTTGGCGCACTCGGTATGACGGCATTGATGGCGGCAACGCCCTCATTGGTCGGGCGGGAAAACTTGGCGGCCGCGGGGGGGTTAAGCATGCTGACAGTGCGTCTTGGCTCGGTGATTTCCCCGGCAATTGGCGGCCTGGTCATTGTCTATGGTGGGGTCGGTTGGAACTATGGCATTGCTGCGGTGGGGACGATGTTAACATTGCTACCGCTGTTGAGCTTGCCTTCAATGAAACCAACCACAAGCCAACACGAACACCCTTTGCGCGCCTTGGCGACCGGGGTTTTATTCGTATTGCAGCATAAAATCGTGGGGTCCGTGGTGCTGCTGGGGACATTAGTTAGCATGATTGGCGCTATTCGCATTTTGTTCCCGGCCTTGGCGCAGAGTACCTATCATGTGGGGGTGTCGCAGATTGGTTTGATGTATTCCGTGGTGCCGCTCGGGGCGGCGATTGGCGCGTTTACCAGTGGTTGGGTCAATCAGGTTCGGCGGCCCGGCATGGTGTTGATGTACAGTTCAATTGCGGCCTTTCTCGCCATTGGCACGTTGGGGCTGACACATAATTTCTATCTGGCATTGCCCGGTTTGTTGCTATACGGCTATCTGGGGTCTATCAGTGGGTTGCTGCAATATACCTTGGTGCAAACTCATACACCGGATGCTTTATTAGGGCGGGTCAACAGTCTGTGGAATGTGCAGTTTGTTACCGGTGAATCATTTGGTGCCTTGGGATTAGGTGTCTTGGCGAGAGTGATGACCCCAGCGCTCAGTGCCTTGACCTTCGGCATGGCCGCAGCGGCCATCGGCGGTGTTATTGCCACCTGTGGTGTCACACTACGTCGGGCGACCATGGGGGATGAGGTTGCTGATGAGGGTAATGAGATGGATAAAACTGATGAGATTGTGGATTAG
- the fepD gene encoding Fe(3+)-siderophore ABC transporter permease — MPKMAPQPPSSPTLRPLAPIARASTPPRRGLLLLLSMMVLMLVMAASLMFGAKAIPFAVVWQSLLGQQGNADSILILESRLPRTLIGVLAGAALGLSGAVIQALTRNPLADPGILGVNAGASFAVVIGITVFGVHAIHGYMFSAFIGAMLTTLVVYWVGTLGAGRVNPLRLTLSGVAIGAVLMGISSGISLTHPQVYDSVRFWQAGSLDIRNMSVVTAVAPAILLGCVIALLLARPLNAMHMGEDLAAAIGARIAQTQFWAVVTVTLLCGAATAAVGPIAFVGLMVPHIARWIVGPNQCWILPFTMVMTPILLLVSDIVGRFLVPGELRVSVVTAFIGAPLLIWLVRRNKRMTAL, encoded by the coding sequence ATGCCCAAAATGGCCCCCCAACCCCCATCTTCACCCACATTGCGACCGTTAGCCCCCATTGCCCGTGCAAGTACGCCGCCCCGTCGTGGGCTTTTGCTCTTACTCAGCATGATGGTATTGATGCTCGTGATGGCCGCCAGCTTGATGTTCGGTGCAAAAGCCATTCCCTTTGCCGTCGTCTGGCAAAGTTTGCTAGGCCAGCAGGGTAACGCCGATAGCATCTTAATATTGGAGTCACGCCTGCCGCGCACCTTAATTGGCGTACTCGCCGGTGCGGCGCTGGGGTTATCAGGGGCTGTTATCCAAGCTCTGACCCGCAACCCACTGGCCGACCCCGGGATTCTGGGAGTCAATGCCGGGGCCAGTTTTGCGGTCGTCATAGGGATAACCGTGTTCGGCGTGCATGCCATTCATGGCTATATGTTCTCGGCCTTTATCGGGGCGATGCTCACCACTTTGGTGGTGTATTGGGTGGGAACTCTGGGCGCAGGGCGCGTTAATCCTTTGCGCTTGACACTCTCTGGCGTGGCTATCGGGGCGGTGTTGATGGGGATTTCTTCGGGCATATCCCTGACCCACCCGCAGGTCTACGACAGTGTCCGCTTCTGGCAAGCCGGGTCGCTAGATATCCGCAATATGTCAGTGGTGACGGCGGTAGCGCCGGCCATTCTTCTCGGTTGTGTGATTGCCTTACTGCTGGCACGCCCACTCAATGCCATGCATATGGGCGAAGATTTAGCCGCCGCGATTGGCGCTCGCATTGCTCAGACCCAATTCTGGGCGGTAGTTACGGTGACGTTACTGTGTGGAGCCGCCACCGCCGCCGTTGGCCCTATCGCCTTTGTGGGCTTGATGGTGCCGCATATTGCGCGCTGGATTGTTGGGCCGAATCAATGCTGGATCCTCCCATTCACGATGGTAATGACTCCAATTTTGCTATTGGTTTCAGACATTGTTGGCCGCTTCCTGGTTCCAGGCGAATTGCGCGTTTCCGTGGTGACGGCATTTATTGGCGCTCCCTTATTGATCTGGCTAGTGCGCCGTAACAAAAGGATGACCGCATTATGA
- the fepG gene encoding iron-enterobactin ABC transporter permease, giving the protein MKSATPAWQLGRPDGPINLRIPPRSLIVGALLLLACLLAAMLALMVGTMPLSLGQVFTALFGHASGAVDIIVNQWRLPRAVMALIFGAALGVSGAIFQSLVRNPLGSPDIIGFNAGAYTGALVAITVFNGNYVEIASSALGGGLLSAIAVYLLAYRQGIQGFRLIIVGIAIGAMLTAFNTWLTITASLEAAMTAAAWGAGSLNGLTWAKGLPSVMFIIIATVLAMLLSRRMPLLEMGDDAAGALGVPVEKTRLGLMAIGVILMAAVTAAAGPISFIALAAPQIAKRLSGTSSVTLTASALMGALLLIAADLCAQHLFSPNQLPVGVVTISIGGLYLIWLLIRESGRS; this is encoded by the coding sequence ATGAAATCTGCCACTCCAGCGTGGCAATTGGGCCGCCCTGATGGCCCGATAAATCTGCGCATCCCGCCACGTAGCTTGATTGTCGGCGCTTTACTCCTGCTGGCCTGCCTATTGGCTGCCATGTTGGCATTAATGGTCGGTACAATGCCATTATCTCTGGGGCAAGTATTTACCGCCTTATTCGGCCACGCTAGCGGCGCGGTGGATATTATTGTTAACCAATGGCGATTACCGCGCGCGGTAATGGCACTGATTTTCGGTGCGGCGCTGGGGGTCAGTGGCGCAATATTTCAGTCATTAGTGCGTAACCCATTAGGCAGCCCCGACATTATCGGCTTTAATGCTGGGGCGTATACGGGGGCACTGGTGGCCATCACCGTGTTCAACGGCAACTATGTTGAGATTGCCAGCAGCGCACTGGGGGGCGGATTACTGTCCGCCATCGCGGTGTATCTTTTGGCTTACCGCCAAGGGATTCAGGGCTTCCGGCTGATTATTGTCGGTATCGCCATTGGCGCGATGTTAACGGCATTTAATACTTGGCTGACCATCACTGCATCATTGGAGGCCGCCATGACAGCCGCCGCCTGGGGTGCCGGTTCACTCAATGGCCTGACGTGGGCGAAAGGCCTGCCGTCGGTGATGTTTATCATTATTGCCACCGTGCTTGCCATGTTGCTGAGCCGCCGTATGCCACTGTTAGAAATGGGCGACGACGCGGCGGGAGCCTTGGGGGTTCCGGTCGAAAAAACCCGTTTGGGTCTGATGGCTATCGGCGTTATTTTGATGGCCGCAGTCACCGCCGCCGCCGGGCCAATTTCCTTTATTGCCTTGGCCGCCCCCCAGATTGCAAAGCGCCTGTCAGGGACATCGTCTGTGACGCTGACCGCATCGGCGCTAATGGGGGCGTTATTACTGATAGCCGCGGATTTGTGCGCCCAGCACCTGTTTTCACCGAATCAATTGCCCGTCGGTGTGGTCACTATCAGCATCGGCGGTCTGTATCTTATTTGGCTTTTAATCCGGGAGTCCGGACGATCATGA
- a CDS encoding ABC transporter ATP-binding protein, with protein MSNVSSATSPTSRLQAQALTLGYDGKIISENLNVSIPDGEFTVIVGPNACGKSTLLRALSRLLKPQAGEVILDGKNIASLNTRHVARHLGLLPQSSQAPDGISVLDLVARGRYPHQKLLQQWTSADKLAVSHAMQATGVSELADRSVDALSGGQRQRVWIAMVLAQQTPLLLLDEPTTYLDIAHQIDLLELFSSLNQQHNHTLVAVLHDLNHACRYATHIIAMRDGQVVTQGKPREVITAELVEQVFGMPCLIIDDPVSHTPLVIPKGRF; from the coding sequence ATGAGTAATGTTAGCTCCGCTACCTCACCGACATCTCGCTTGCAGGCTCAAGCCCTGACATTGGGCTATGACGGCAAGATAATTAGCGAAAACCTGAATGTCTCCATTCCGGATGGCGAGTTTACGGTGATTGTCGGCCCCAACGCCTGTGGCAAGTCAACACTGTTGCGCGCCTTGAGCCGCTTGTTGAAACCGCAAGCCGGCGAGGTGATTTTAGATGGCAAAAACATTGCCAGCCTCAATACTCGACATGTCGCCCGCCATTTGGGCTTATTGCCGCAAAGCTCGCAAGCACCTGATGGTATCAGTGTGCTGGATTTAGTGGCGCGTGGCCGCTATCCCCATCAGAAACTGCTACAACAATGGACATCAGCCGACAAACTGGCGGTCAGTCATGCCATGCAAGCCACCGGTGTCAGCGAATTGGCGGATAGGTCAGTGGATGCCCTCTCCGGTGGGCAGCGCCAACGAGTATGGATAGCGATGGTACTGGCGCAGCAAACTCCCTTGTTGCTGTTAGATGAACCGACCACCTATCTGGATATCGCCCATCAAATTGATTTACTTGAATTATTCAGCAGTCTTAATCAGCAGCATAATCATACGTTAGTGGCCGTTCTGCATGATCTTAACCATGCTTGCCGCTACGCCACCCATATTATCGCCATGCGCGATGGGCAGGTCGTGACACAAGGCAAACCACGCGAAGTGATCACCGCCGAATTGGTCGAGCAAGTCTTTGGCATGCCGTGTTTAATTATTGATGATCCGGTTTCACATACGCCGTTGGTGATACCGAAGGGGCGCTTTTAG